A stretch of the Danio rerio strain Tuebingen ecotype United States chromosome 18, GRCz12tu, whole genome shotgun sequence genome encodes the following:
- the LOC100332501 gene encoding sterile alpha motif domain-containing protein 3, which produces MTDPAKLKIVLGDSDSFKLTLPSGIPNSIADFKSEIRKQCGVTGDFRLQYLDMDFDDFLNLTSTVDLQDKGTVKVIAQSAYDACSLSSADTDIRSSTSSSPSCLPVSPATSDVASASTSELSSSTKLRCETWPTNFPIPTFPYEIELELQKAHEEFLNDGTLLDIDSKPKLKSEIMKSLAAEVVKYKVYPRTEEYEEVAKALITKHPCLQEKGSVGGFYGWKISLQWKMANYRRTLRAAGCSEVKINSLKHKHGETTNPNQVKKPKKAEVNFYPDYPAGENTQSLEEERLALLSEFQKRDNHQIIKNKMEKTFIYRRHELIVEMPFIVDFKSRWPALFCENEIAAEFSRITTVPLLQTFMSKLDGYTSKLASIYRKKGGIAGRKIWKLMATIDENDTISTRRACILRALSVYLNEDYENLMKEYTDTDFENSERDMANTVIGIYIVRPEGAEACDPPSDVGLIVEGVKVLQNLGDVTKACALLLGVIYSLNLSYPSELKYTFEFFQKVLLGLDAHKLSHKIQVLKNKLVG; this is translated from the exons ATGACTGATCCAGCAAAGTTGAAAATTGTTCTAGGAGACAGTGATTCATTTAAATTGACGCTGCCATCTGGAATACCCAATTCTATTGCAGATTTTAAATCTGAGATCAGGAAACAATGTGGTGTCACAGGAGATTTTAGACTGCAGTATCTTGATATGGACTTTGATGATTTCTTAAATCTTACCTCAACAGTGGATCTCCAGGACAAAGGAACAGTTAAAGTCATAGCACAAAGTGCATATGATGCCTGTTCTCTTTCTTCTGCTGACACTGATATACGCTCCTCAACTTCCTCATCACCATCTTGCCTGCCAGTTTCTCCAGCAACATCAGATGTTGCTTCTGCCTCAACTTCTGAGCTGTCTTCGTCCACAAAGCTGAGATGTGAAACCTGGCCAACTAACTTTCCGATCCCTACGTTTCCTTATGAGATAGAGCTGGAACTGCAGAAAGCCCACGAAGAGTTCTTGAATGACGGTACTTTACTTGACATAGACTCAAAACCCAAACTAAAATCAGAAATTATGAAATCCTTGGCTGCAGAAGTAGTGAAATACAAAGTGTACCCTAGGACTGAAGAATACGAAGAGGTTGCGAAGGCGCTGATTACAAAGCATCCATGTCTACAGGAAAAAGGATCAGTTGGTGGGTTCTATGGCTGGAAGATCAGTCTACAGTGGAAGATGGCAAACTATCGGCGTACACTGCGAGCAGCTGGCTGTTCTGAAGTAAAGATAAattctttaaaacacaaacatgGTGAAACTACAAATCCAAACCAAGTCAAAAAGCCAAAGAAGGCTGAAGTAAATTTTTACCCTGATTATCCAGCTGGAGAGAACACACAAAGCCTAGAAGAAGAGCGACTGGCATTGCTGTCTGAGTTTCAGAAAAGGGACAACcatcaaattattaaaaacaaaatggaaaaaaCTTTTATCTACAGAAGACATGAATTGATTGTAGAGATGCCCTTCATTGTTGACTTCAAAAGCAGATGGCCAGCTCTGTTTTGTGAAAATGag ATTGCTGCGGAATTCAGTCGAATCACTACTGTCCCGCTACTTCAGACATTTATGTCAAAACTGGATGGTTACACCAGCAAGCTGGCCAGCATCTACCGTAAAAAAGGAGGAATTGCAGGGCGTAAAATTTGGAAACTGATGGCTACTATCGACGAG AATGACACCATCTCAACTCGGAGGGCTTGTATTCTCAGAGCACTTTCTGTCTACCTTAATGAAGACTATGAAAACCTCATGAAGGAGTATACA gaCACAGACTTTGAAAACTCAGAGAGAGACATGGCCAATACTGTCATTGGAATCTACATCGTCAGACCTGAAGGTGCAGAAGCCTGTGACCCACCATCAGATGTTGGACTGATTGTTGAGGGAGTGAAAGTACTTCAGAACCTTGGCGATGTCACCAAGGCTTGTGCTCTTCTTTTGGGAGTCATATACAGCTTGAATCTCAGTTATCCTTCAGAATTGAAATACACTTTTGAGTTTTTCCAGAAAGTCTTGCTGGGACTTGATGCACATAAACTGTCACACAAAATACAAGTTCTCAAGAACAAACTTGTTGGCTGA